The Triticum dicoccoides isolate Atlit2015 ecotype Zavitan chromosome 6A, WEW_v2.0, whole genome shotgun sequence genome has a window encoding:
- the LOC119319044 gene encoding uncharacterized protein LOC119319044 isoform X7, translating into MAIKLIPVAFFLLILAFAESSDRGEPPSSQNAFDTSAYAVHWDPPAEGNSFGESAYAVHWDPPSQKDGFGESAYAVHWDPPSKEGGSGASPYKVNWSPEDAPSKEKGFGASAYAVHWDPDHPPSEEKGSGTSFDKATWSPEDAPSKEKGFDSSAYKVTWIPDDAPSEEKGFGASAYAVHWDPDHPPVEKTARDSNSHVSYEHI; encoded by the exons ATGGCGATCAAGCTTATACCAGTAGCATTTTTCTTGCTCATCCTAGCCTTTGCTGAGTCCAGCGACAGGGGCGAACCTCCATCTTCTC AAAATGCTTTTGATACGAGTGCTTATGCGGTTCATTGGGATCCACCTGCTG AAGGAAATAGTTTTGGTGAAAGTGCTTATGCGGTTCATTGGGATCCTCCTTCTC AAAAAGATGGCTTTGGTGAAAGTGCGTACGCGGTACATTGGGATCCCCCTTCAA AAGAAGGAGGTTCTGGGGCAAGTCCTTATAAGGTGAATTGGAGCCCAGAAGATGCACCTTCCA AAGAAAAAGGTTTTGGGGCAAGTGCTTATGCGGTACACTGGGATCCAGATCATCCACCATCTG AAGAAAAAGGTTCTGGGACAAGTTTTGATAAGGCGACTTGGAGCCCAGAAGATGCACCTTCAA AAGAAAAAGGATTTGATTCAAGTGCTTATAAGGTAACTTGGATCCCAGATGATGCACCTTCTG AAGAGAAAGGATTTGGTGCAAGTGCTTATGCAGTACATTGGGATCCAGATCATCCACCTGTTG AAAAAACCGCGCGTGACAGCAATAGCCATGTGTCATATGAACACATCTGA
- the LOC119319044 gene encoding uncharacterized protein LOC119319044 isoform X6: MAIKLIPVAFFLLILAFAESSDRGEPPSSQENAFDTSAYAVHWDPPAEGNSFGESAYAVHWDPPSQKDGFGESAYAVHWDPPSKEGGSGASPYKVNWSPEDAPSKEKGFGASAYAVHWDPDHPPSEEKGSGTSFDKATWSPEDAPSKEKGFDSSAYKVTWIPDDAPSEEKGFGASAYAVHWDPDHPPVEKTARDSNSHVSYEHI; the protein is encoded by the exons ATGGCGATCAAGCTTATACCAGTAGCATTTTTCTTGCTCATCCTAGCCTTTGCTGAGTCCAGCGACAGGGGCGAACCTCCATCTTCTC AAGAAAATGCTTTTGATACGAGTGCTTATGCGGTTCATTGGGATCCACCTGCTG AAGGAAATAGTTTTGGTGAAAGTGCTTATGCGGTTCATTGGGATCCTCCTTCTC AAAAAGATGGCTTTGGTGAAAGTGCGTACGCGGTACATTGGGATCCCCCTTCAA AAGAAGGAGGTTCTGGGGCAAGTCCTTATAAGGTGAATTGGAGCCCAGAAGATGCACCTTCCA AAGAAAAAGGTTTTGGGGCAAGTGCTTATGCGGTACACTGGGATCCAGATCATCCACCATCTG AAGAAAAAGGTTCTGGGACAAGTTTTGATAAGGCGACTTGGAGCCCAGAAGATGCACCTTCAA AAGAAAAAGGATTTGATTCAAGTGCTTATAAGGTAACTTGGATCCCAGATGATGCACCTTCTG AAGAGAAAGGATTTGGTGCAAGTGCTTATGCAGTACATTGGGATCCAGATCATCCACCTGTTG AAAAAACCGCGCGTGACAGCAATAGCCATGTGTCATATGAACACATCTGA
- the LOC119319044 gene encoding uncharacterized protein LOC119319044 isoform X1, producing MAIKLIPVAFFLLILAFAESSDRGEPPSSQENAFDTSAYAVHWDPPAVTIEGNSFGESAYAVHWDPPSQKDGFGESAYAVHWDPPSKEGGSGASPYKVNWSPEDAPSKEKGFGASAYAVHWDPDHPPSEEKGSGTSFDKATWSPEDAPSKEKGFDSSAYKVTWIPDDAPSEEKGFGASAYAVHWDPDHPPVEKTARDSNSHVSYEHI from the exons ATGGCGATCAAGCTTATACCAGTAGCATTTTTCTTGCTCATCCTAGCCTTTGCTGAGTCCAGCGACAGGGGCGAACCTCCATCTTCTC AAGAAAATGCTTTTGATACGAGTGCTTATGCGGTTCATTGGGATCCACCTGCTG TTACTATAGAAGGAAATAGTTTTGGTGAAAGTGCTTATGCGGTTCATTGGGATCCTCCTTCTC AAAAAGATGGCTTTGGTGAAAGTGCGTACGCGGTACATTGGGATCCCCCTTCAA AAGAAGGAGGTTCTGGGGCAAGTCCTTATAAGGTGAATTGGAGCCCAGAAGATGCACCTTCCA AAGAAAAAGGTTTTGGGGCAAGTGCTTATGCGGTACACTGGGATCCAGATCATCCACCATCTG AAGAAAAAGGTTCTGGGACAAGTTTTGATAAGGCGACTTGGAGCCCAGAAGATGCACCTTCAA AAGAAAAAGGATTTGATTCAAGTGCTTATAAGGTAACTTGGATCCCAGATGATGCACCTTCTG AAGAGAAAGGATTTGGTGCAAGTGCTTATGCAGTACATTGGGATCCAGATCATCCACCTGTTG AAAAAACCGCGCGTGACAGCAATAGCCATGTGTCATATGAACACATCTGA
- the LOC119319044 gene encoding uncharacterized protein LOC119319044 isoform X2, with translation MAIKLIPVAFFLLILAFAESSDRGEPPSSQENAFDTSAYAVHWDPPAVTIEGNSFGESAYAVHWDPPSQKDGFGESAYAVHWDPPSKEGGSGASPYKVNWSPEDAPSKEKGFGASAYAVHWDPDHPPSEEKGSGTSFDKATWSPEDAPSKEKGFDSSAYKVTWIPDDAPSEKGFGASAYAVHWDPDHPPVEKTARDSNSHVSYEHI, from the exons ATGGCGATCAAGCTTATACCAGTAGCATTTTTCTTGCTCATCCTAGCCTTTGCTGAGTCCAGCGACAGGGGCGAACCTCCATCTTCTC AAGAAAATGCTTTTGATACGAGTGCTTATGCGGTTCATTGGGATCCACCTGCTG TTACTATAGAAGGAAATAGTTTTGGTGAAAGTGCTTATGCGGTTCATTGGGATCCTCCTTCTC AAAAAGATGGCTTTGGTGAAAGTGCGTACGCGGTACATTGGGATCCCCCTTCAA AAGAAGGAGGTTCTGGGGCAAGTCCTTATAAGGTGAATTGGAGCCCAGAAGATGCACCTTCCA AAGAAAAAGGTTTTGGGGCAAGTGCTTATGCGGTACACTGGGATCCAGATCATCCACCATCTG AAGAAAAAGGTTCTGGGACAAGTTTTGATAAGGCGACTTGGAGCCCAGAAGATGCACCTTCAA AAGAAAAAGGATTTGATTCAAGTGCTTATAAGGTAACTTGGATCCCAGATGATGCACCTTCTG AGAAAGGATTTGGTGCAAGTGCTTATGCAGTACATTGGGATCCAGATCATCCACCTGTTG AAAAAACCGCGCGTGACAGCAATAGCCATGTGTCATATGAACACATCTGA
- the LOC119319044 gene encoding uncharacterized protein LOC119319044 isoform X4 translates to MAIKLIPVAFFLLILAFAESSDRGEPPSSQENAFDTSAYAVHWDPPAVTIEGNSFGESAYAVHWDPPSQKDGFGESAYAVHWDPPSKEGGSGASPYKVNWSPEDAPSKEKGFGASAYAVHWDPDHPPSEEKGSGTSFDKATWSPEDAPSKKGFDSSAYKVTWIPDDAPSEEKGFGASAYAVHWDPDHPPVEKTARDSNSHVSYEHI, encoded by the exons ATGGCGATCAAGCTTATACCAGTAGCATTTTTCTTGCTCATCCTAGCCTTTGCTGAGTCCAGCGACAGGGGCGAACCTCCATCTTCTC AAGAAAATGCTTTTGATACGAGTGCTTATGCGGTTCATTGGGATCCACCTGCTG TTACTATAGAAGGAAATAGTTTTGGTGAAAGTGCTTATGCGGTTCATTGGGATCCTCCTTCTC AAAAAGATGGCTTTGGTGAAAGTGCGTACGCGGTACATTGGGATCCCCCTTCAA AAGAAGGAGGTTCTGGGGCAAGTCCTTATAAGGTGAATTGGAGCCCAGAAGATGCACCTTCCA AAGAAAAAGGTTTTGGGGCAAGTGCTTATGCGGTACACTGGGATCCAGATCATCCACCATCTG AAGAAAAAGGTTCTGGGACAAGTTTTGATAAGGCGACTTGGAGCCCAGAAGATGCACCTTCAA AAAAAGGATTTGATTCAAGTGCTTATAAGGTAACTTGGATCCCAGATGATGCACCTTCTG AAGAGAAAGGATTTGGTGCAAGTGCTTATGCAGTACATTGGGATCCAGATCATCCACCTGTTG AAAAAACCGCGCGTGACAGCAATAGCCATGTGTCATATGAACACATCTGA
- the LOC119319044 gene encoding uncharacterized protein LOC119319044 isoform X5 encodes MAIKLIPVAFFLLILAFAESSDRGEPPSSQENAFDTSAYAVHWDPPAVTIEGNSFGESAYAVHWDPPSQKDGFGESAYAVHWDPPSKEGGSGASPYKVNWSPEDAPSKEKGFGASAYAVHWDPDHPPSEEKGSGTSFDKATWSPEDAPSKKGFDSSAYKVTWIPDDAPSEKGFGASAYAVHWDPDHPPVEKTARDSNSHVSYEHI; translated from the exons ATGGCGATCAAGCTTATACCAGTAGCATTTTTCTTGCTCATCCTAGCCTTTGCTGAGTCCAGCGACAGGGGCGAACCTCCATCTTCTC AAGAAAATGCTTTTGATACGAGTGCTTATGCGGTTCATTGGGATCCACCTGCTG TTACTATAGAAGGAAATAGTTTTGGTGAAAGTGCTTATGCGGTTCATTGGGATCCTCCTTCTC AAAAAGATGGCTTTGGTGAAAGTGCGTACGCGGTACATTGGGATCCCCCTTCAA AAGAAGGAGGTTCTGGGGCAAGTCCTTATAAGGTGAATTGGAGCCCAGAAGATGCACCTTCCA AAGAAAAAGGTTTTGGGGCAAGTGCTTATGCGGTACACTGGGATCCAGATCATCCACCATCTG AAGAAAAAGGTTCTGGGACAAGTTTTGATAAGGCGACTTGGAGCCCAGAAGATGCACCTTCAA AAAAAGGATTTGATTCAAGTGCTTATAAGGTAACTTGGATCCCAGATGATGCACCTTCTG AGAAAGGATTTGGTGCAAGTGCTTATGCAGTACATTGGGATCCAGATCATCCACCTGTTG AAAAAACCGCGCGTGACAGCAATAGCCATGTGTCATATGAACACATCTGA
- the LOC119319044 gene encoding uncharacterized protein LOC119319044 isoform X8: MAIKLIPVAFFLLILAFAESSDRGEPPSSQENAFDTSAYAVHWDPPAEKDGFGESAYAVHWDPPSKEGGSGASPYKVNWSPEDAPSKEKGFGASAYAVHWDPDHPPSEEKGSGTSFDKATWSPEDAPSKEKGFDSSAYKVTWIPDDAPSEEKGFGASAYAVHWDPDHPPVEKTARDSNSHVSYEHI, from the exons ATGGCGATCAAGCTTATACCAGTAGCATTTTTCTTGCTCATCCTAGCCTTTGCTGAGTCCAGCGACAGGGGCGAACCTCCATCTTCTC AAGAAAATGCTTTTGATACGAGTGCTTATGCGGTTCATTGGGATCCACCTGCTG AAAAAGATGGCTTTGGTGAAAGTGCGTACGCGGTACATTGGGATCCCCCTTCAA AAGAAGGAGGTTCTGGGGCAAGTCCTTATAAGGTGAATTGGAGCCCAGAAGATGCACCTTCCA AAGAAAAAGGTTTTGGGGCAAGTGCTTATGCGGTACACTGGGATCCAGATCATCCACCATCTG AAGAAAAAGGTTCTGGGACAAGTTTTGATAAGGCGACTTGGAGCCCAGAAGATGCACCTTCAA AAGAAAAAGGATTTGATTCAAGTGCTTATAAGGTAACTTGGATCCCAGATGATGCACCTTCTG AAGAGAAAGGATTTGGTGCAAGTGCTTATGCAGTACATTGGGATCCAGATCATCCACCTGTTG AAAAAACCGCGCGTGACAGCAATAGCCATGTGTCATATGAACACATCTGA
- the LOC119319044 gene encoding uncharacterized protein LOC119319044 isoform X10: protein MAIKLIPVAFFLLILAFAESSDRGEPPSSQKDGFGESAYAVHWDPPSKEGGSGASPYKVNWSPEDAPSKEKGFGASAYAVHWDPDHPPSEEKGSGTSFDKATWSPEDAPSKEKGFDSSAYKVTWIPDDAPSEEKGFGASAYAVHWDPDHPPVEKTARDSNSHVSYEHI, encoded by the exons ATGGCGATCAAGCTTATACCAGTAGCATTTTTCTTGCTCATCCTAGCCTTTGCTGAGTCCAGCGACAGGGGCGAACCTCCATCTTCTC AAAAAGATGGCTTTGGTGAAAGTGCGTACGCGGTACATTGGGATCCCCCTTCAA AAGAAGGAGGTTCTGGGGCAAGTCCTTATAAGGTGAATTGGAGCCCAGAAGATGCACCTTCCA AAGAAAAAGGTTTTGGGGCAAGTGCTTATGCGGTACACTGGGATCCAGATCATCCACCATCTG AAGAAAAAGGTTCTGGGACAAGTTTTGATAAGGCGACTTGGAGCCCAGAAGATGCACCTTCAA AAGAAAAAGGATTTGATTCAAGTGCTTATAAGGTAACTTGGATCCCAGATGATGCACCTTCTG AAGAGAAAGGATTTGGTGCAAGTGCTTATGCAGTACATTGGGATCCAGATCATCCACCTGTTG AAAAAACCGCGCGTGACAGCAATAGCCATGTGTCATATGAACACATCTGA
- the LOC119319044 gene encoding uncharacterized protein LOC119319044 isoform X3, with protein MAIKLIPVAFFLLILAFAESSDRGEPPSSQNAFDTSAYAVHWDPPAVTIEGNSFGESAYAVHWDPPSQKDGFGESAYAVHWDPPSKEGGSGASPYKVNWSPEDAPSKEKGFGASAYAVHWDPDHPPSEEKGSGTSFDKATWSPEDAPSKEKGFDSSAYKVTWIPDDAPSEEKGFGASAYAVHWDPDHPPVEKTARDSNSHVSYEHI; from the exons ATGGCGATCAAGCTTATACCAGTAGCATTTTTCTTGCTCATCCTAGCCTTTGCTGAGTCCAGCGACAGGGGCGAACCTCCATCTTCTC AAAATGCTTTTGATACGAGTGCTTATGCGGTTCATTGGGATCCACCTGCTG TTACTATAGAAGGAAATAGTTTTGGTGAAAGTGCTTATGCGGTTCATTGGGATCCTCCTTCTC AAAAAGATGGCTTTGGTGAAAGTGCGTACGCGGTACATTGGGATCCCCCTTCAA AAGAAGGAGGTTCTGGGGCAAGTCCTTATAAGGTGAATTGGAGCCCAGAAGATGCACCTTCCA AAGAAAAAGGTTTTGGGGCAAGTGCTTATGCGGTACACTGGGATCCAGATCATCCACCATCTG AAGAAAAAGGTTCTGGGACAAGTTTTGATAAGGCGACTTGGAGCCCAGAAGATGCACCTTCAA AAGAAAAAGGATTTGATTCAAGTGCTTATAAGGTAACTTGGATCCCAGATGATGCACCTTCTG AAGAGAAAGGATTTGGTGCAAGTGCTTATGCAGTACATTGGGATCCAGATCATCCACCTGTTG AAAAAACCGCGCGTGACAGCAATAGCCATGTGTCATATGAACACATCTGA
- the LOC119319044 gene encoding uncharacterized protein LOC119319044 isoform X9 yields MAIKLIPVAFFLLILAFAESSDRGEPPSSQNAFDTSAYAVHWDPPAEKDGFGESAYAVHWDPPSKEGGSGASPYKVNWSPEDAPSKEKGFGASAYAVHWDPDHPPSEEKGSGTSFDKATWSPEDAPSKEKGFDSSAYKVTWIPDDAPSEEKGFGASAYAVHWDPDHPPVEKTARDSNSHVSYEHI; encoded by the exons ATGGCGATCAAGCTTATACCAGTAGCATTTTTCTTGCTCATCCTAGCCTTTGCTGAGTCCAGCGACAGGGGCGAACCTCCATCTTCTC AAAATGCTTTTGATACGAGTGCTTATGCGGTTCATTGGGATCCACCTGCTG AAAAAGATGGCTTTGGTGAAAGTGCGTACGCGGTACATTGGGATCCCCCTTCAA AAGAAGGAGGTTCTGGGGCAAGTCCTTATAAGGTGAATTGGAGCCCAGAAGATGCACCTTCCA AAGAAAAAGGTTTTGGGGCAAGTGCTTATGCGGTACACTGGGATCCAGATCATCCACCATCTG AAGAAAAAGGTTCTGGGACAAGTTTTGATAAGGCGACTTGGAGCCCAGAAGATGCACCTTCAA AAGAAAAAGGATTTGATTCAAGTGCTTATAAGGTAACTTGGATCCCAGATGATGCACCTTCTG AAGAGAAAGGATTTGGTGCAAGTGCTTATGCAGTACATTGGGATCCAGATCATCCACCTGTTG AAAAAACCGCGCGTGACAGCAATAGCCATGTGTCATATGAACACATCTGA